In the Microcebus murinus isolate Inina chromosome X, M.murinus_Inina_mat1.0, whole genome shotgun sequence genome, CCACCAAAAAGCTACATTTTTCACTTTCTGAGTAAGTTATTTGTGGGGGTGATTCCTTGGCACCATGAAAATATCCTCAACAacattttgcttaatattttagCCCATTGATCATTTTTGACTGAATTGGGAGTTGAAAAgctaattttctaattctattattcTGGCTATGTTAGCTGGTACTTTAGCAAGTCAATACACTGAGACATATACATATAGTCTTACTCCTCTTTTTTTACACAAGATATAGCATGCTGTATATATTAtttgacaccttgattttttttaattgactataTCCTAAAAATTATCACATAGCAATTCATTGGTGTTCCATTGTTGTATGCATGTACCATTTCCtaatgatggacatttggggtgtttccaatcttttgctaTTTCAAATCATGTCACAGTGACCTTATGCACATGTTGTTTTGCATTTGTGGAGGTATATTATCCACATAGAGTCCTAGAAGTTTGAGTGCTGGGCCAAAAAAGTGCAGATATAGTTTTGCTTAATATAGATAGCTCTTAATAGATGTTTGTTGTTGTAGCAACAATGTGTGAAGATGACTGTTTCTCCCACGGTCTATAACAGACTATATTGTTGAACATTTGGATTTTTGCAAATATGGTAGGTGAAAATGAAATCTTAGcatagttttaatttgcgtttctcTTATGACTAAGgttgagcatttaaaaaatatatttaaggactatttgcctgttttttaaacttatttttttgagGTATGGTTACATATAGTAATCTGAACAGatcttaagtgtacagtttgatgaggTTTTACAAATGTATACACTTGTGTAATTTATACCCCAATCAAGAACAATGCATTGCCATCACCCTAGAAAGTTCCTGTGTATCCTTTTCCATTCTATCCCCGTCCTCCCCTACCCCCTGAGACTACTGCTTTTCTGATTTCTATACCCATAGATTAATTTTGCTCTTCTTAATCCTCAAAAAAATGGAAGCatgcaaaatatacttttttttttttttagcttccaaatgtttggagattttcaagatatttttctgattgggttctaatttaattctattgtagacagagaatatattttgcatgtctTGAATCCTGTCTTCAATGTCACTAAACTTGATTTCCACAGTGTCTAATTTGCTCTTAATCccatccagtgtatttttttacatctaaggcatcataaattttttttcaagagaattaAATCGTTTATTGATTACACATGATAATGGTTGATACACAAACTTGATACCcatctataatttttatctgGTACCATTATTCAATTTAGATATATTGCATAGGATATGCCAACAATCATCTTTATAACCAATAATTCCATGATTTTTCCTTGCATGACCCATTTTAATGGTGAACTTCAGATCACAACAGTGACCATCAGTTCAACAACACCAAGGTTTCTGAAGACAATGGCTTTTCCACCCAAGGAGGTTGTAAATGAATCTCAAATAGAACCTGGCATTAACCTGAAGGAATTCTATCTTCCCACTCTTGGGGAACTTTACCAGAATGGCTTCAGAGTAGACTAACTTTAcacagcacatttaaaaaaaaaaaaaaaagacacatttattcAGCGTCATGATCAGACTATTACATTTAGCAATCAACAGCATGggtgcaaaagaaaaaaactacattAAAACCCTTTGTTGGAATGCTTTACACTTTCCAcagaacagaaactaaaataactTGTTATACAATTAGTCACAAATACAGTCTTTGAGTTTTTTGCCCATACACATGAGTATTGTCTAAAACATGTCTTCTTTGTAGCAGCTAGGCCCTGccaccactgtgcttggctgaGTTCACAAGCCACAGTTGTAACCTGTGGCTTCCCCGTCACTTCTCTCACTCTCCTCTCCTGCTAAGCTTTGTTTCCTGGGAATAATTAGAACCTTCTGCCACTGCCATAGCTACTGCTGCTACTAGAACCACCATAGATGGGTGGTTCCATGGTGTAATGGTGAGCACTCTGGACTCTGAATCCAGAACCACCATAGCCACCTTGGTTTCATGGTTTGGCAAAGTATTGGCCTCCACCACCATAGGGGCCAGAGCTTCTGCCtccaaaatttccttcctttatgGGTCCAAAATTTGAAGACTGATTGTTGTAATTGCCAAAATCATTGTAGCTTCCACCACCTCCAAAATTGCTTCCATCATTACCAAATCCATTGTAcccatccccactgccaccaTATCCACCACCACCACGGCTGCCACCAAAACCACCTCGACCACTGAAGTTTCCTCCATGGTCAAAGTTGTCTTTCCCACCAAAACCACCTCCATgaccaccaccaaagtttccagAACCACTTCGACCTCTTTGGCTGGATGAAGCACTAGCCATCTCTTGCTTTGACAGGGCTTTCCTTACTTCACAGTTGTGGCCATTCACAGTATGGTATTTCTGAATGACAGTCTTATCCATAGAATCATGGTCATCAAAGGTTACAAAAGCAAAGCCCCTCTTCTTGCCACTGCCTCTGTCAGTCATGATTTCAATCACTTCAGTTTTCCCATACTGTTCAAAATAGTCTCTTAGGTGATGTTCTTCAGTGTCTTCTTTAATGCCACCAACAAAGATCTTTTTCACAGTTAAGTGGGCACCTGGTCTTTGAGAATCTTCTCTGGAGACAGCTCTCTTTGGTTCCATAACTCTTCCGTCCACCTTGTGTGGCCGCGCATTCATTGCTGCATCCACCTCCTCCACAGTggcatatgtgacaaacccaaaGCCCCTGGAGCGCTTGGTGTTTGGGTCTCTCATTACCACACAGTCTGTGAGCATTCCCCATTGCTCAAAATGGCTCCTTGGACTCTCATTGGTCATTTCAAAGCTCAACGCTCTGATGAATAGCTAGCAGCTGTTCGAGTTCTTTAGGAGACTCTGACTTAGACATGATGGCAGTGGGAAGAGAGACTTCAACGGTGCTTCCTCGGCAGCATCCACAGCAGAAAAGAGTAAGCTAACAAATGCATCTCGGCATCgtaatttttatctctataaatttgTTTGGGATCTTCTAGTGTGTCTCCTGCATTCTTCTCCCTTCTTGAACATATACAATATAGTTTAATAACTCTTTCAAAGTCCATATCTACTCATTCTATCATCTATATCCCTTCTTGGCTTATTTTGAATGAGTTTTCTCATTATGGATCATATTTTCCTAGTTCTTTGCATGCCTAATAACTTTATTTAATGCCAGATagtacaaattttattttgttggattctagatattgttttatttctataaatattgttGGGCTTGTTCTAGGATGCAGTTtagttacttggaaacagtttgaatctttcaggtcttgcttttaagctttgttaaGGTGAGACTGGAACAGCATTCAATCTAGTTCTGATTTTGTCCCACTACTGGAGTAGAATCATTCAGAGAACTCTACCCAATACTATGTGATTTATGggttttttcccattcagttgCGGGAAACAGGAACTATTGGCTAAATTGCCTCCAGAGATTAGAGGGAAGCCTCTAATCTTTTTGGGTGGCTCTTCTCACTCCTATATCTCATCCTGGCCCCAAATAGTTTCTTCACACCCCTGCTGATCCTTTTAGTTGAAGACTTCAAAGGAATTCAGGCCAAATCTCCAGGGCTATTCTTCTGCACATCTCTATCTACTGTAATACTCTGCCCTGTGAATTTTTAGCTGTTTTGGCTTCCTTGAATTCTCAGCTCTGTCTCTTCAATTCAGGGAAACCACTGGGCTCTGtttggtgtctctctctctctctctctctctctctctctctctgggctaCAGCCTAGAAACTCTCTCCAAGAAATAAGCTGGGTCAATTGTAGAGCTCACttcattcttttcacttttctcagTGATCACTGTCTTGTGAACTTGCTTTATATGTTTTGTCCAGTTTTTCACTTGTTTAAGGCAAGAGGGAAATCGTTTCTGCTACTCCATGTTTGCTGGACGCAGAAgtctctgctttttaaatatagaactaTCTGCCTCTAATTTTTTAGGTTTGTTGaatattgttttgtttggttGTATTGATTAGTACCTCCCTACAATGCTACATATTTACACTTGTATATTTCAAACCTAGTATTGACATCAACCAGGTTTATTTGTAAAACTTCAGACTGATATTAATTTAGGGGACAGTCATGGGGGAGATGTTCAGagggcataaagtttcagttaggcaagatgaataagttctggagatttaATGTGCAGCATGATGACTATATCGTATActtaaatttgctaagagagtagaccTTAAAtgttccccttcccctcccacacacacacacagacacatacacacaaactacgtgaggtgatggatatgttaattagcttgattatagtaatcatttcacaatgtatacatgtatcaaaacatcccattgcttactataaatgtatacaattttgtcagttatacctcaataaatctgggAGTTAAAAACAGTTCATAAAACCAGTGTAACACAAAAGATATCTTAAGGACCTTTGtgtaaatggcttttatttttcaatttttaatcatAGATAACACATGGCTTTCATGAGTTTCTATTAGGACAATGATTTCACTCTTATATACATGTTTTTTGCTTTAATGCAAACATGAAActaaaaaatgtatcatttccCTATTTTCTATTGTAATAAATGgttttagttttaaagaaaagagtTAGGGCTGTCTGGTGATCAATGAAGAAAGTTTCTTTTCAAAGTGGGGTTAAATTAGAGGAATCCAGGATCCAAAAGTGGATTGTCCCCAGAATGTCTACCAATGCATTCTGAATGTTCAAGTGGTGATGTTCAACATGTATGGATAAATAGTGAGTATCCTTCTCCACTGTGTTCTAAGCCTCTTAGTTTCCCATTGAAGACCTTTCTGATGCCTATTCTGCTGTgattgggtggagtgttctataaatatcaattaggcCAAGTTGGTTGAGAGTACTGTTGAGATCTTATATATCTTTGCAGATTTTGTCTACATGCTCTACTGATTGGAAAAAGAGAAGTGTTTATGTCTCCAAGTATAAATAtggatttgtcaattttttctttaaattggattggattttggattttgctTTACGTATCTGGGGGCTCTATAGGTAGGTATGTAAACATTTAGGAAGgttatgtcttattttttaagaagagaGGATTTCTTCTCTACCCCAGATCAGGCTGCATTGTGGCAGCTCCAAAGgtgagaggggaaaggagaaggaaggtgtGGTGGACTCAAGGAAGACAGGAACAAAACAGCCTTCCAGAGTCTTCTCACATGCCAACACAAATTGGGGCAACTTCTTCAGTGTTACTTGGGACAAATTGGGGGAACTTCTTTAATGTTCTAAATCTGTGAGCTGGGCCTCTGGAGATGAGGTCGGTCGTCACCTCAGTGTCCTGTTGCTCTTGATGAAGAGCCTTGAACTCAGACTTAACTGCTTCGGTTTTCCCCAGGAGAAGTAAAACAGGGGTGTGCATACAGGGGTATGATTATACTGAGACCTGTACAAGAACATTCATAACAACTTTACTCATAATTGCTCCAAACTggcaacaacccaaatgtccctcaATGGACAGATAGACAAACAATATATGATATCTCCATACAATGCAATTCTGCACAGCaatcaaaaggaatgaagtacagaTACATACAACATGGAgaaacctcaaaaacatgctaagtgaaagaaactagaTCCAAATGAGTATATACTGTACGATTTCACTTATGTGCTGTTCaggaacaggcaaaactaatctgtgaTGAGTGAATTCAGAATTATGGTTACCTTTGTTGCAGATGGGAGGAAGCATGGTACTTATGGGGAAGTTTGCATGGAAGACATTTCTTGAGGAATGGAAGCTTTCTATATCTTGATGGTGCTCACatggctctgtgtgtgtatgtgtgtgtgtgtatgaaaaatTCATCAAAGTATAtataaggctggtggcgggccccctcccttccctagatcaaaaagaaaaggctcatgagaccagacccaccgaggacaaaactgccaggccccgctgagaggatccacacccagatgtccacctggataagaatgttttggctcctggattccacaaatacctccagccccccctaaaatccccagctcttcccgtcAAAAGTctctagccaggcccaaaggatataaaaggcctcagccccttcaaatggCGGCGACTTCCagggcccccgctcttggggccccagaacctcctccacgagtgtataataaagccacgtggtttgaccccccattctttctctttctgtgtctcttttcttttcaccaccgCCAGAAAACCTTACAGTATACACTGAAGATGTGTGCCTTTTATGGTGTCTAAGTTATATTTCAGctaaaagaaggagaagaaaagaaagaataagggtAGGAGGTGGGAAATGAAGCCATTGATAAACCCAACAAAGCACAAAACAAAGCTAGCAGGATCTGCCATGCAGGCATGTCCTCTgcagaggggaggcaggcagCTGCAGCGTGGCCCCCCTGTGAATGGAGCCAGTGTTCTGGGCCCAGAGGCCCTGCTTGGCTGGTTCCCACTGGTGCCTGCTACAGAGTTGGCCCAAGGCTGCGGGGAGGGAGGCTTGACTTGATCTTGGGGCAGGGATTGGCTCTACCAGGCCATAggctcctcagcctccagaaactGTCATCACGTAGACTTTCTGGGAAGAcagataattttgtaaaaattacatGAGCTATTGCCAACTCCATTTCGGCCTCTTAAGTTTTTGGCAGCTGCTTCAGGAGCATCACAGAGCCGGCTGAAACAGTTTCCAGAGCGCAACAGAGTGGGCATTAATCCCACGGATTTGCTGccaaacaggaaagaaaaatggcaacttaaaaaaagagaaagaaattgtagTTGGAGGCTGAGAGTGCTCTAATGAAGGGCCAGTGTCTCCCAAAGCCACAGCTGAGTTTTGTGTTGGTTGCAGTGTCCTATACTCAGAGGACTTGGCTCTTCTGATTTTCTAAACCATAGAtgaggaagaaattattttgaacataGCTCCTgatctttctcccctcccccttcctccattCCTCCACATTCCTAGCTCTCACCCACACTGTTGCATCATGTGGTGATTCCATCTACATTGAGCTGCATGTTTAAGAGCAGAGGCCATTTCTTCCCTTTACTGAGCCTGGAGTTGTCCCTGTTATGGTTTGATTCCTCCTCTCATCCTAACAGTGTGATGGCAAGTTGGATTTCTGCCCCacccccttctttccttctctcccatttcatgcattcaatatatatttttcatccatctatccatgaAAAGTTCTATTTTGGACATCTGGACAATTACTGTTAATGTAACAGTAacaaaaaattgtgtgtgtgcaaCCCCAATAAAAATTAGTTATGAATAAGTACTATCAGTCTTGCTGCCTTCTTTTCTATAAGTATATGAAGGCAATATAAATTCTGATTTCTCTCAAAAGTCATCACTCCAAAGATCAGTACACTATCAAATGGAAACCTAGGGAAAGCAGGCTGCAGATTTAGGActgaaacaataataattaaaaaaaaaggaatggtcAATGTGAAAATCGTTTTTTCCAACTTTCATGGCTAGTCACCCAGTTTCTGAAATCCTTTGAAGCTTTGTGTTTTTAGTTCCTGGGACTTAACttgaaaataaacatcaaaactgattcagattttttttttctcaccgtTAGCCATCAGGAAGTCATGCAAACCTATTCTACCAGGTTTTATCtcagttaaaaaaatagtaatcttGGTGCCTTAGTTGAAGTCTGTGTCAAAGTCAAAGCTAAGGTTCAGGAGCCTTGGTCAAGTCTCAGCTGGCCAAACTGTCTTGGGCATAGCTGCTCCCAGGCTGATGGGCATGCACAAGGGAGAAAttcccacatttaaaaaatgtcagctTTTTTCCCTATACTAAAAGCAATACATctggatgacttttattttcttcttagacaatgttaatattttttctatagtaAACATGtagtaatattattaaaaatgtgtcTTAAAGTTCCAAAAGAAAACTTGCAGAAaagtataaatgatttttaaagaatacaaagCTGCATGATTTAAATCGAATCACTgctaattaatattttgatatcttCTAGTCttgcaaaactatttttaaaaaagccaagcACGAGAAACAAGACCCAAAATATATGGAACATGTTGTGACCTGTTAGTTTCATTTTGCATTGGATCATAAGCATTTTTTTGTGTCATTATATTAACTTCTCTATAAGCTGTATTTTAATTTAGTTGCATGTATAATTGTGTGAGTGTCACccaaattacttaaaataattgtgggattataattttaatgcataaatcttctgttttgtttatttgaaaaagttttagtgttgcatttttttaaattttagcaaagTTATATATAGTCTACAGAGTTATATAGCTCTGGAGGGTTTGTTACAAAACTCAGCTGCCCCCATCACTCCCCTTCCATTTGTCCTGCCACAAAGACATCTTTTAGCTAATCTTTTTGCCTACTTGCTGCCACTTTTCTAAATAACAAGTTGAAATTGaaacttcttgatttttttctgtttgtaggcATTATTTACTGAATCTTCACTATAGAAGATGAAGATTTGTTTTGCTcctttgtgtgtgtctatgtttgTGTCTCTATGTATCTTTGATTTGTACATTTCTTTGTGTATGTGCCTATGTCACTGTGTGACATTTGTGTTTATGTACatatctgtgtctgtgtgtgtctgtcgtcgtgtgtgtgtgtgttctctttgGCACTGCTATTATTAGGATATTGGACCTCCTGAACTAATtctgtaattaatatttttctttcacttttagaCTGTTTGCTCTACTTCTTGGGAGTTTTCTCACTGGCCAAACCTGGAAATATTTGgagcatcaaaataaattataataacatatattataattcattgaataaaataagaatccacTAGTCTatacttaaataaatgtattaataaataaatagggggAAAGGGAAAGTTCTTTTTTACAGTAAAAGgtcaactattaataataaatgaagaagtaataagagaatcagaaaaatcaccatttgttgagccaggcacaatggctcatgactatagtcccagatactcaggaggctgaagcaggaagatcacttgaggctgtaGTGCTCTATGCTTGagcctatgaatagccactgcattccaacctaGGCAAAtcggaaaggggaggggaggggaggaggaaagggaagggaaggactcACCACTGGCAACcatcataataataattgataattGATTCAGACAAGAATCACCAATGATGCTGAAATGAGTGGGTGGAAGTTGGATGAATACAGGATAgttacatagtctcaaagtatttccttttcacttatgtgttaattttatagtggagaaacctaGTAAACCTCACTAACCATGAACATCACCAATAATGAGACAAATTGGCCTGATATGTCTTCTGAGAGGATGCACTGAAGAGAGCACAGCATCGGCTCTGAGGCATTCCTACCCAAAATGAATAACCTAAATtgaatcatgaggaaacatcggacaaacccaaactgagagacattctacaaaatacttggCCTTTACacttcaaaaatgtcaaagtgatcacacacatacacacgctgAGAAATTAATctccagattaaaggagactagaGAGACAcaacaactaaatgtaatatgtgGTCCTGTGTTGGATCCTAGgccaggaaaaaaatttctatgaaaGACAGTATTGGGAAATTGGCAAACTTTGTTAATACATAAGGGCTTGTTAAGTTTAGTCTAAAGCCacctccttatatattttaaattcagccTATAGGTTTCTCCATACCTAGTGAACTGTAATCTAACTGGATGTATAAACACACTGTAACCTACTTTTGTAACAGTACCtgggtctcagccaatcacagcagctgAGTTTCAGCCAATCGCAGGTGGACAACTCTTCAAGCCGTGTTCAACTAAGGCAAAGGCAAACGCTAAActgtaaccaatccagctgtCTCTGtaccttgatttcctttttctgtccatgaATGTTATCTAACCATGGGGCAGCCCTGGAGTCActctgaacctattctggttCTGGGGGCTGCCTGATTCTCAAAtggttctttgctcaattaaactgtGAAATTTAATTCATCTGAAGGTCTTCTTTTAACAGGTTATAGTTAGATAATAGTGTTGTATCAATGTTAATCTCCTGGTTTTGATCATAATACTGTGCTTATGTaagcctttattttgtttttaggagatatatatatatatacactctgAAGTACTTAGGGACACATCTGTAACTTCTCTAAAAGAGCTTAGAAAAAAGTGGGGgttgaggaggagggagagcatgatacagggaggcagagagaggtggagaaggagggagaaatgaTAAAGCAAACACAGGAAAGAAGCCAGCAATTGGGAATATGGATTTGTACTTTTCTTTGAACTTTTCCGAAGgcctgaaattatttcaaaataatgttaggaaaaaaaacccagaaaataaagaTGACTGGGTGCTCTGGACAGCCAGTGAGGTTTGCCAGCTGCGACCTTCACTGTGGGGACCTGGCTGGGCGGAGGTGGCTGAGGGACTTCTGATGTCGGGTCTTTGGGGCCATTCTCTTGCCTGGAGGTGAAGGCCAAGCTACCGGTGCAGGTAAGGGAAAGGACCGCACAGCTACTGTGCACATGAGCCCTTGATCCCCTGGTTTTCAGTGTGCCCTGCCACCCTGATCTCTGTGTGCTGTCCCTGAAAACCCTTTGATTGACTCTCTCCAGGGAAGGAGCCTCCAATCTTCTGTTGGTCTTAGGGGACGATTCCCTGGCTGTGAAGAGCAGGGAGATCCACGTGGATCCAGTTGATTCTTAAAACAGCATTGTGAGCCTCAATCATATTTCAGCCACTCCTTTCCCTCACTTCCTGAGAGATCTAGTGCCACCAATTCCTCAACCTTTTGAGGGATTTTGTGGTGTAAATTGGGTTGGTTTTCAGCATTCTTTGCTGTCGATTTAGGATtcagaggtgtttttttttttttttttggtcctgcTAAGTTATTTGCTTTCCAGCTTTCAAAATTGTGCttctattttttctcctctttcattttcctctgtCTTAGTTTATGCCTATTAAAAATTCCACCACTTTCCTTCATTTTAGTAGGGGTTACAAGTGTTCAATCCATGATTTTTAACAGTCAGTCTGTGCATAAATCTCTGTCTGCATTCTTGATTACTTCCTTTGGACAGcatcccagaagtggaattactgggtagAGTGTGCCATCCTTTTTGAGGCTCTTGATGAACTTTGCCAAATTACTTTTCAATAGGATTATGTTCTCACCAAGTTTCCATGACTTGCCTCTTTTCCTGAATGTTTGCTGGCCTTGGGTAGgatcatttaaagaaaagaaatattaaaatatttgtcattttgacaAGGAGAATACTAACTTGCTTTTGGCACAATTCCCCTTAAAGAATGATTTTTTCAGAGAGAAGCTCCCAATATGGGCAGGAGAGAGAAACATGGATTCAGCTAAATGGCCTGTGGTCTGTGTGTAGAAGGGAAGGGATCGGAAGTGAACATGTGAAAGGCCCAGCTTTCTGCTGCCTTCCAGTGTGGCAGGGGCAGCCCTGGTTCTAGTATGGACACATTCACTTGGGCAAATTAAATGAAagggagagaaatgaaaaccatgGAGGGTCTTCTCAATGAACATCACCCTAGAGTAAACCTCAAATGGGAGACTTGAATCTTCCTTTTAATCCAACTTGGTTTCCTTGTGTTTCTAGTAGTTGGGACCATAGTGTTACACAGGTAATGCTTTAGTGTTTTGagatatgtattttgttttatatagcaCATCCCCAGTATGTAAGCAAACCTCTTCACCTAGTGCCAAACTAATTCCTACTTCATGCACtgagttggttttgtttttgttttttaactttttattttggaataattttagacttacagaaaagttccAAAATAGTATGCAGAGTTCCTCTATACCCTTCACCCAACTTCCCCTCATGTTGATGtcttacataaccatagtacattatcaaaactaagaaattaacactgATAAAATGCTATTTACTGGATTAGCTTTATTTGAAATTGGCCTTATTTGAATTTCACCGGTTGTCTCACTCAGAAGGACAAAAGCAGTCCACAACAGCTGGCGTGGGCCTCATAGCTTGGCCTTCATGTTCTCTTTGAACATAAATAATTTCTCAAAACACCAACGTCAAACAAGGCCACTCTGTGACCAAGATGGATCAGGACAAAACAAGGCCATGCTGTACTTACGTCTGAGCACAAACAACAACATGAACATTGTTCAAACAAAAACGACCAAACATCCCCAATCCTGGTTACTAAGAGAATGTGAGTGATTGCTGCTGCTCCACTAATTAGAGCTTTAGCCATGCTTCATTCTTCCTGTGCTACAGATAGGATTTATTGAGATATGCAATCATAGAATTACCCCCATCTTCCAACCAGAGCATTCCAAATGAGCAGattatagaaatgttttcttgtatcttctttcttATGTGAAAGGTAACATCCTATAAATACACTCTTGCTCTTTGCTTTTCTCCCCTCACTTAGCACTGTATTCCTACAAATTATTCCATATCAGTTCATAGAGCTCTTCCTCATTCATTTGTACAGCTGCATGATACCCCATTGTGTGGATGGACTGTACTTTATTTGATCACTCTCCTGtggatgggcatttaggttgtttccaatattttgcagTTACAATGAATGGCTTTGCTTATTCATTACTCAATTGCAATGAATATCATTGCTCCGATGCATAACTTTGATGCACTGACTTTTGCCAGAGGGGCTGGTGCAGGCTCTGAAGGCAGACTTGTCTGCTTCCAGAACTGGTGCTCCCTCTGCCAGGCCATGCTGCCTCTAGAGTCACAGTCCAGGACTGAGTCCTGGTCACCTAAATGGGACAGGAGTTCTCCTCTTTCCTTATCTTCTTCCACAAAGAGCTCTCATGGGTGGGCACAGGTTGCCTCGCCCACCTTTGCAGGTGGATTCCACTAAGTTGCCTTGTGCAGGGTCATCATATCTACAAATGAAGGGCCCCCCGCCTGTGTTTTGACCCTCACACACAGCTGTCCACTGTCTTTCAACAATACCATAAAGAGTGGAAGATAGACCAGAGAGTATCCTTGTGTGCATGTGAGCTCAGCCGTGTCAACATATGTGAGAGGCCCGAAATG is a window encoding:
- the LOC105865483 gene encoding heterogeneous nuclear ribonucleoprotein A1-like codes for the protein MTNESPRSHFEQWGMLTDCVVMRDPNTKRSRGFGFVTYATVEEVDAAMNARPHKVDGRVMEPKRAVSREDSQRPGAHLTVKKIFVGGIKEDTEEHHLRDYFEQYGKTEVIEIMTDRGSGKKRGFAFVTFDDHDSMDKTVIQKYHTVNGHNCEVRKALSKQEMASASSSQRGRSGSGNFGGGHGGGFGGKDNFDHGGNFSGRGGFGGSRGGGGYGGSGDGYNGFGNDGSNFGGGGSYNDFGNYNNQSSNFGPIKEGNFGGRSSGPYGGGGQYFAKP